The following coding sequences lie in one Streptococcus suis genomic window:
- a CDS encoding AI-2E family transporter — protein MNTSFKEKVILILLSGATLLAVLNWSSIYGAIQQLLGSMNSLFIGAIFAFILNVPMKKLEDQFEKISFLKKSKRSLAIVGVLIGFALIVTGLVVIVLPTLVTTVSELVSVSSTAIPKSVNALTNFLESNGLLSGQIGDQIASFLDQLKNLTLISSLVTPILSGLVSNVTGIFSNTMTLIMAFFFTLAILGSKEHLQAMTRKFLQATLPEKAVRVVNYIGEVIVDTYDRFLMSQIVEACIIGILVFVSYSLSGIPYASMAGILAGVLSFVPYIGPFSACLISALFVAVQNPLLALWSIVLFQILQLIEGNVIYPRVVGQSVGLPTLFTLAAALIGGNLFGLLGMVFFTPIFAVVYRLVREWVASRLKKQGELLVESE, from the coding sequence ATGAATACATCATTTAAAGAAAAAGTCATATTGATACTCTTATCTGGAGCGACATTGTTAGCTGTTCTCAACTGGTCTAGTATTTATGGGGCTATTCAACAATTATTAGGCAGTATGAATTCGCTTTTTATTGGAGCTATTTTTGCCTTTATTCTCAATGTTCCCATGAAAAAATTAGAAGATCAGTTTGAAAAAATTTCTTTTTTAAAGAAATCCAAGCGGTCTTTGGCAATTGTTGGAGTATTAATTGGATTTGCTTTAATTGTGACAGGACTGGTGGTGATTGTTCTTCCTACATTGGTGACGACTGTTTCAGAACTGGTTTCGGTTAGCAGCACAGCCATTCCAAAATCGGTAAATGCCCTAACTAATTTTCTTGAATCAAATGGTCTTTTGTCGGGACAAATCGGAGACCAGATTGCCAGCTTTTTGGATCAGTTGAAGAATTTAACACTTATTTCAAGTTTGGTCACACCGATTTTATCTGGCTTGGTGTCCAATGTGACGGGGATTTTTTCGAACACTATGACGTTGATAATGGCTTTCTTCTTCACTCTAGCGATTTTAGGGAGCAAGGAACACTTGCAGGCGATGACGAGAAAGTTCTTGCAGGCTACCTTGCCAGAGAAGGCTGTCAGAGTAGTGAACTATATTGGAGAAGTTATTGTTGATACCTATGACCGATTCTTGATGAGTCAGATTGTTGAGGCATGTATCATTGGGATACTTGTCTTTGTTAGTTATTCGCTCTCAGGAATTCCTTATGCCAGCATGGCTGGTATTTTGGCTGGGGTCCTATCGTTTGTACCTTATATCGGTCCCTTTTCAGCGTGTTTGATTAGTGCTCTCTTTGTGGCGGTACAAAATCCGCTCTTGGCACTCTGGTCTATCGTGCTCTTCCAGATTCTTCAGTTGATTGAAGGGAATGTGATTTACCCGCGCGTGGTTGGTCAATCAGTTGGTCTTCCGACTCTCTTTACCCTGGCTGCAGCCTTGATTGGTGGTAATTTGTTTGGTCTACTTGGTATGGTCTTCTTTACCCCAATTTTTGCGGTTGTCTACCGCCTGGTTCGTGAATGGGTTGCCAGTCGATTGAAGAAGCAAGGTGAATTATTGGTAGAAAGTGAGTAA